One Dictyoglomus turgidum DSM 6724 DNA window includes the following coding sequences:
- a CDS encoding radical SAM protein, whose protein sequence is MGKNGSGTIFFTFCNLGCVFCQNYTISHLGVGEEMSTEDLAYIMIYLQNLGCHNINLVTPTHFISQIIEALLKAIEFGLKIPIVYNTSGYESLETLKLLDGIVDIYMPDIKFYYPETAKKFANAEDYPEVTKSALKEMYRQVGNLILNEENIALKGLIIRHLLMPNHISELREWLIFIKKELSTEVFINIMEQYRPLYMAYKYPEINRTINYKEYQEAISIAKNLGFKNLYLY, encoded by the coding sequence GTGGGTAAAAATGGTTCTGGAACCATATTTTTTACCTTTTGTAATTTAGGATGTGTTTTTTGTCAGAATTACACTATAAGTCATTTAGGAGTGGGAGAGGAAATGTCAACAGAAGACCTTGCTTACATAATGATATATCTCCAAAATCTTGGATGTCATAATATCAATTTAGTTACTCCCACCCATTTTATTTCTCAAATAATAGAAGCCTTATTAAAAGCTATTGAATTTGGTTTGAAAATTCCTATTGTGTACAATACAAGCGGTTATGAGAGCTTAGAGACGCTTAAATTACTTGATGGAATAGTTGATATTTACATGCCAGACATCAAGTTTTATTATCCTGAGACTGCTAAAAAATTTGCAAATGCAGAAGATTATCCTGAAGTAACTAAGAGTGCTTTGAAGGAAATGTATAGACAAGTTGGAAATTTAATTCTCAACGAAGAAAACATAGCCTTAAAGGGTTTAATTATAAGACATCTTTTAATGCCCAATCATATATCAGAGTTAAGGGAATGGTTGATTTTTATTAAAAAAGAATTATCTACTGAAGTTTTTATTAACATAATGGAGCAATATCGTCCTCTATATATGGCTTATAAATATCCTGAGATAAACAGAACTATAAATTATAAAGAATATCAAGAAGCTATTAGCATAGCTAAGAATCTGGGTTTTAAAAATTTGTATTTATATTAA
- a CDS encoding TatD family nuclease-associated radical SAM protein: protein MSEIVYCLGSSLYLNITNRCTNRCVFCIKNFTDQVGNKRLVLDREPSSKEIIGSLNKIDLRTYKEVVFCGFGEPLIRVEVVKSVSRFIKDMFPHLPIRIDTNGHGNVFNQRNILPEIAPYIDAISISLNAEDKEKYDKISRPVFSDAYNAVIEFIKLSKIYIKDVAASVVNLPTVDIERCEKIAKDLGVKFKVREFVKSL, encoded by the coding sequence ATGAGTGAAATTGTCTACTGTTTAGGGAGTAGCTTATACCTAAACATAACAAATAGATGTACTAATCGATGCGTATTTTGTATCAAAAATTTTACAGATCAGGTTGGAAACAAAAGGTTAGTACTTGATAGAGAACCGTCTTCAAAAGAGATAATAGGATCCCTCAATAAGATAGATTTGAGGACTTATAAAGAAGTTGTGTTTTGTGGGTTTGGAGAACCTCTTATTAGGGTAGAGGTTGTAAAAAGTGTGTCAAGGTTTATAAAAGATATGTTCCCTCATCTCCCTATAAGAATAGATACGAATGGACATGGTAATGTTTTTAATCAGAGAAATATTCTACCTGAAATTGCCCCTTACATAGATGCTATCTCCATAAGTCTAAATGCAGAAGATAAAGAGAAGTATGATAAAATATCCCGACCTGTTTTCAGTGATGCTTACAATGCAGTAATTGAATTCATTAAGCTTTCAAAGATATACATAAAAGATGTAGCAGCTTCGGTAGTTAACTTACCTACGGTTGACATTGAAAGGTGCGAAAAAATAGCTAAAGATTTGGGAGTGAAGTTTAAAGTAAGAGAATTTGTAAAATCATTGTAA